A section of the Dehalobacter sp. DCM genome encodes:
- a CDS encoding ATP-binding protein, with protein MRSNFVDIAPTPRVLRVLGEIPFLPWQCFAEMVDNSIDAFIEAERSGLNFEDKKIIVRWSSDVVGESARMIEIIDNAYGMEIDQLTNAVKAGYSSNDPTKNLGLFGMGFNISTARLGDKTTILSTRAGDSEWIGIEIDFSNLINQGGFAAPVIVKQKDSIEEHGTKIEISNLKNDTYLNIRQNETQIRKQLENIYTPLLSRNDISIFVQGKRLTPKRHCVWAASRFVMRDGKKIEAVQQIDRVLGSALFDLEKNRYLSANEEDFLRYDLEHSKALPVNIIERQKRLKGWVGIQRYFDTNDFGIDFIRNGRKILISNKLFFTYENPLTGTSTLEYPVELGTTVGGRIVGEVHVDYLIPSYQKNDFDRTDTTWQQTVDALRGIGPILPKQRKSMGFDGPNTSPIGLLANAYRRTEKGTKNLALERNVARDFLNRFLRNDPEYQDDEKWWQAVIEADRANATMGGEDAADVDTGDEPSDDPSQYLPTNQVATTAPVVPPAAPSTFSTMRGAEHSDNSTCDNLLLRSKEIVSLSGQYTYASKPPFTIRAREIITGEIYINGITSPCAFFSEGVECDYFYNMKHQLLSQYPNSPKSLLLIYLAQKFMVRDGGGDLLSVFSQLSMEKMREAKIDKVTLKERAEEFFQLLREKLKVNLSNRYTEVLSCVQESAGETEDTVQAMLSNGDLIHAFNMKTSDGIDALEFVPVKTLIRIINKFPEEVFDGKVFKALYANLVGPNLESKARERLMDEARERIISFLKDAAVILGERSVKLSKNELYRYSLSIDFLLEEINV; from the coding sequence ATGCGCTCAAACTTTGTTGACATAGCTCCAACACCCAGGGTACTTAGGGTATTGGGTGAGATACCTTTTTTACCTTGGCAGTGTTTCGCCGAGATGGTAGACAATTCCATTGACGCTTTCATCGAAGCTGAAAGATCTGGACTGAATTTTGAGGATAAAAAAATTATTGTTCGGTGGTCTTCCGATGTGGTTGGAGAGTCAGCGCGGATGATAGAAATAATTGATAACGCTTACGGTATGGAAATTGACCAGCTTACAAACGCTGTCAAGGCCGGGTATTCAAGCAATGACCCAACAAAAAACCTTGGGCTGTTTGGAATGGGTTTTAATATTTCCACAGCCCGTTTGGGTGATAAAACAACGATTCTCTCGACGCGCGCTGGAGATAGCGAATGGATAGGTATTGAAATAGATTTTAGCAACTTGATTAATCAGGGTGGATTTGCTGCCCCAGTAATCGTTAAACAAAAAGACTCTATAGAGGAACACGGCACTAAAATTGAAATTTCCAATTTGAAAAACGATACATACTTAAACATAAGACAAAATGAGACACAAATTCGAAAACAATTGGAAAATATCTACACACCCTTGCTCAGTAGAAATGACATTAGCATATTTGTTCAAGGTAAAAGGCTGACGCCAAAGCGCCATTGCGTTTGGGCAGCATCCAGGTTTGTTATGCGTGATGGGAAAAAGATTGAAGCGGTACAGCAGATTGATCGAGTGTTGGGAAGCGCATTGTTTGATTTGGAGAAAAATAGATATTTGTCAGCTAACGAGGAAGATTTTTTAAGATATGATCTTGAACATAGCAAAGCTTTACCCGTAAATATCATCGAGAGACAGAAAAGATTAAAAGGCTGGGTGGGAATACAAAGATACTTTGACACCAATGATTTTGGAATCGACTTTATAAGGAATGGGAGAAAAATTCTGATTTCAAATAAGCTTTTTTTCACATATGAAAACCCATTAACCGGAACGTCTACTTTAGAATATCCAGTTGAATTGGGAACCACGGTTGGTGGAAGAATTGTTGGTGAAGTTCATGTGGATTACCTTATTCCCTCTTATCAGAAAAACGATTTTGACAGAACGGACACTACCTGGCAGCAAACAGTAGATGCGTTGCGAGGAATTGGTCCCATTCTTCCAAAACAAAGAAAAAGCATGGGGTTTGATGGACCAAACACGTCCCCGATTGGTTTGCTTGCCAACGCTTACAGACGAACAGAAAAAGGTACAAAGAATTTGGCTCTTGAACGTAATGTCGCGAGAGATTTTTTAAATAGATTTCTCAGAAACGATCCTGAGTATCAAGATGACGAGAAGTGGTGGCAAGCTGTTATCGAGGCTGACCGTGCGAACGCGACCATGGGCGGTGAAGATGCCGCTGATGTCGACACAGGAGACGAGCCTTCTGATGATCCATCACAATATCTGCCGACAAATCAAGTTGCTACTACAGCACCAGTGGTGCCGCCCGCCGCACCATCCACTTTTTCCACTATGAGAGGTGCGGAGCACTCAGACAACTCCACTTGTGATAATTTGTTGTTACGCTCAAAAGAAATAGTGTCTCTATCGGGCCAATATACTTACGCCTCAAAGCCTCCCTTTACAATTAGAGCGAGAGAAATAATCACGGGTGAAATTTATATTAATGGTATTACGTCTCCTTGCGCGTTCTTCTCTGAGGGCGTGGAGTGTGATTATTTTTATAATATGAAACATCAGCTTCTATCTCAGTATCCTAATTCCCCCAAAAGCTTGTTACTAATATATTTGGCGCAAAAGTTCATGGTTAGAGACGGTGGCGGGGATCTCTTGTCAGTGTTTTCTCAATTGTCAATGGAGAAAATGAGAGAAGCGAAAATAGACAAGGTTACTCTGAAAGAGCGAGCGGAAGAATTTTTCCAATTGTTAAGAGAAAAGCTTAAAGTAAATTTGTCCAATAGATACACCGAGGTTTTATCTTGTGTTCAAGAATCAGCTGGCGAAACAGAAGATACTGTGCAAGCAATGCTTTCCAATGGAGATCTTATTCATGCGTTCAATATGAAAACATCTGATGGAATCGACGCTTTGGAATTTGTTCCGGTAAAAACATTAATAAGGATAATAAACAAATTTCCAGAGGAAGTTTTTGATGGTAAAGTTTTCAAGGCCCTTTATGCCAACCTGGTTGGACCAAACCTTGAGTCTAAAGCCCGTGAAAGATTGATGGACGAGGCACGTGAACGAATTATATCCTTTTTAAAAGACGCCGCCGTTATACTTGGGGAAAGAAGTGTAAAACTCAGTAAAAACGAGCTTTACAGATATTCGTTAAGCATTGACTTCCTATTGGAGGAAATAAATGTATGA
- a CDS encoding DNA cytosine methyltransferase yields MTKHKNAKKVDNISKIQIGPQFSVVSYFCGCGGLDLGILGGFNYKGYQYEKLPFKILAAYDNDEKCIDTYHENVGNHAEVRNLSDADPASMPAADVLIGGFPCQDFSSCGPQGGLETERGQLYKAMIKYMNCHKPMMVIGENVPNLAKMNSGSVLQTILDDFTNAGYHFEVWTMQAKEYGVPQGRVRLIFVGVRNDLDGFPIEPTPTNQIHSIEWAIGDLIDITDDSIPNQNEYFKANKAKKGNGQGDEANRADAPAYTIRANAKSRVHFHYQLDRRLTVRECARIQTFPDNFVFKHSKTTNIMQIGNAVPPILAHFVGRVVAQYLKNTVAEEDQNALKLC; encoded by the coding sequence ATGACTAAACACAAGAATGCAAAAAAAGTTGATAATATAAGTAAAATTCAGATAGGTCCACAGTTTTCCGTAGTCTCATACTTTTGTGGATGTGGGGGTTTGGATTTGGGAATCTTAGGCGGATTTAATTATAAAGGTTACCAATATGAGAAACTTCCTTTTAAAATTTTAGCCGCTTATGACAACGATGAAAAATGTATTGATACCTATCATGAAAATGTTGGAAATCATGCGGAAGTACGTAATTTATCCGATGCCGATCCGGCAAGCATGCCAGCGGCAGATGTCTTGATAGGAGGATTCCCCTGCCAGGATTTTTCTTCATGCGGTCCCCAGGGTGGCTTGGAAACAGAGAGAGGGCAGCTTTACAAAGCTATGATAAAATATATGAATTGCCATAAACCCATGATGGTCATTGGTGAAAATGTTCCCAATTTAGCAAAAATGAATAGTGGAAGTGTCCTTCAAACGATTCTAGATGATTTTACCAATGCGGGATATCACTTTGAAGTTTGGACAATGCAAGCTAAAGAATATGGCGTGCCCCAAGGTAGAGTACGCCTAATTTTTGTTGGTGTAAGAAATGACCTTGATGGGTTCCCCATTGAGCCAACACCAACTAATCAAATACACTCCATAGAGTGGGCGATAGGTGATTTAATAGATATTACTGATGATAGTATACCTAATCAGAACGAATATTTTAAAGCCAACAAGGCGAAAAAAGGCAATGGTCAAGGCGATGAAGCTAATCGGGCCGATGCGCCAGCTTACACGATTAGAGCCAACGCAAAGTCTAGAGTGCATTTTCATTACCAATTGGACAGAAGGTTGACTGTAAGGGAATGCGCAAGAATTCAAACTTTTCCGGATAATTTTGTTTTTAAGCATTCCAAAACCACAAACATAATGCAGATAGGCAACGCCGTCCCCCCGATCTTGGCACACTTTGTGGGAAGAGTTGTTGCTCAATATCTTAAGAATACTGTTGCAGAGGAGGATCAAAATGCGCTCAAACTTTGTTGA
- a CDS encoding serine/threonine protein kinase, with protein MIDFPNDLLDKYEIIEQLGEGGMGFVFKVIPIGIDNEIALKCCKFLDEDSIRRFKREVRAIRGVDHKNVMKILDMNLDCSPPYYTMPLARYSTFDILEELSLNREKSIQIFLEVCQGVQALHNAGECHRDIKPQNIMVMTDGSIVVSDFGLAKFMDRDSTILTKTTALLGTEIYMAPEQFLPEGARNADAKTDVYQLGKTLYHLYTGKTPALLSDDGVPAGLWYIIQKAVKQNPSDRFSSVAELIDSINDYKASLDPHHNPEESFSLILQEINDKLVNNIYEKHNVEALIMLLMEISDDDDFFLQLFDQIPSSLLRSVVSDMPADVEPLLAKYVEIIERSIGGRSFSYAETVATKMSKVYKATSNISIKQGALTSVLCAAVDLNRFKAMNVFNSLLADVSSQEEALIVSDVLKQQLRRYRYVYSQISKGQLHPLLQVVWDLARGQ; from the coding sequence ATGATAGATTTCCCCAATGACCTTTTAGATAAATACGAAATCATCGAGCAATTGGGAGAGGGTGGTATGGGTTTTGTTTTTAAAGTAATTCCAATTGGTATAGACAATGAAATTGCTTTAAAATGTTGTAAGTTTTTAGATGAAGATTCTATTAGACGATTTAAGCGTGAAGTTCGAGCTATACGTGGAGTTGATCACAAAAATGTAATGAAAATCCTTGATATGAATTTAGATTGTTCACCTCCGTATTATACGATGCCATTAGCACGTTACTCCACTTTTGATATATTGGAGGAGTTATCTCTAAATCGTGAAAAATCAATACAAATATTCTTGGAAGTTTGTCAAGGAGTCCAGGCCCTACACAATGCTGGAGAATGTCATAGAGATATAAAACCCCAAAACATAATGGTAATGACTGACGGTAGCATAGTTGTTTCGGATTTTGGACTTGCTAAATTTATGGACAGAGATTCCACTATACTTACAAAAACAACGGCTCTATTAGGTACGGAAATTTATATGGCACCAGAACAATTCTTGCCAGAGGGTGCAAGAAATGCTGACGCTAAAACTGATGTATACCAGTTGGGAAAAACGCTTTATCATCTGTACACGGGAAAGACTCCCGCGCTTTTATCAGATGATGGAGTTCCAGCTGGCCTTTGGTATATAATTCAAAAAGCTGTAAAGCAAAACCCCTCTGATCGCTTTAGTAGTGTTGCTGAGCTAATTGATTCAATTAATGATTATAAGGCGTCACTTGACCCTCATCACAACCCTGAAGAATCATTTTCGCTTATTTTACAGGAGATTAATGATAAGTTGGTTAACAATATCTATGAGAAACATAATGTTGAGGCTTTGATAATGCTTCTTATGGAAATCTCCGACGATGATGATTTTTTCTTACAGTTGTTCGATCAAATTCCATCGTCATTGTTACGGTCAGTTGTTTCCGACATGCCAGCGGATGTGGAACCCCTGTTAGCCAAATATGTGGAAATAATAGAACGTTCCATTGGTGGTAGAAGTTTTTCATATGCTGAAACGGTGGCGACAAAAATGTCCAAGGTTTATAAAGCCACCTCCAACATTAGTATCAAACAAGGAGCGCTCACAAGTGTACTATGTGCGGCGGTTGACTTGAATAGATTTAAAGCCATGAATGTTTTTAACTCATTGCTTGCCGATGTCTCGTCACAGGAAGAAGCGTTAATAGTTTCAGATGTTCTAAAACAACAGCTTAGAAGGTATAGGTATGTCTATTCTCAAATATCAAAGGGGCAATTACACCCACTGCTACAAGTTGTATGGGATCTGGCCAGAGGGCAGTAA
- a CDS encoding ADP-ribosylglycohydrolase family protein produces MIGAIIGDIVGSVYEWNNIKTKDFPLFSPGCFFTDDTVMTLAIAEGLMNGGSAGDFIAAMKKYGCLYPDSGYGGRFGSWLFSGDINPYNSWGNGSAMRVSPVAWAFDTLSEVEKYAEICAAVTHNHPEGIKGAQATAAAIFLARNGKTKEEIKTYIGNKYGYNLNRSLDEIRPNYSFNESCQETVPEAIIAFLESIDFEDAIRNAISLGGDSDTLAAITGSIAEAAYGIPHEIKENALSILDKSLLDIYNRFSER; encoded by the coding sequence ATGATTGGTGCTATTATTGGAGATATAGTAGGATCTGTTTACGAGTGGAATAACATAAAGACCAAGGATTTTCCGCTTTTCAGCCCAGGATGCTTTTTTACTGATGATACTGTGATGACACTGGCAATTGCAGAAGGATTGATGAATGGCGGCAGTGCTGGAGATTTCATTGCCGCCATGAAAAAATATGGTTGTCTATACCCTGACTCAGGATATGGCGGACGTTTTGGCAGTTGGCTGTTTTCCGGTGACATCAATCCATATAACAGCTGGGGGAACGGATCGGCTATGCGGGTTTCGCCGGTGGCTTGGGCTTTCGATACTCTTTCAGAGGTTGAGAAATATGCTGAGATCTGCGCTGCTGTAACGCATAATCACCCGGAAGGAATCAAGGGGGCTCAGGCAACAGCTGCAGCCATATTCCTTGCCCGAAATGGCAAAACAAAAGAAGAAATTAAGACTTATATTGGAAACAAATATGGCTATAATTTAAACCGCTCTCTTGATGAAATACGGCCAAATTACAGTTTCAATGAGAGTTGTCAGGAAACAGTACCCGAGGCGATAATTGCTTTCCTTGAAAGCATTGATTTTGAGGATGCTATAAGAAATGCAATTTCACTGGGCGGTGACAGCGACACTCTTGCCGCAATAACCGGCAGCATCGCTGAGGCGGCTTATGGTATTCCGCATGAAATCAAGGAAAATGCTTTGTCGATCTTGGATAAGTCATTACTTGATATATATAATCGATTTAGTGAAAGATAG
- a CDS encoding vWA domain-containing protein, protein MKKGLTELVFILDRSGSMSGLESDTIGGYNAMLEKQKKEPGEAVITTVLFDDKFELLHDRINLKGIAPITDREYFVRGSTALLDAVGKTINKIGNVQKHTAEDERAEHIMFVITTDGMENASREFSYEKVRQMIERQKSKYGWEFIFLGANIDAIATAERFGISKDRATNYNADSEGTLLNYEVISETVSCMRASRSISEDWKDRIEEDFKKRGGRR, encoded by the coding sequence ATGAAAAAAGGTTTAACTGAATTGGTATTTATTCTTGACAGAAGTGGCTCTATGAGCGGCCTTGAAAGCGATACTATAGGCGGATATAATGCTATGCTGGAAAAGCAGAAAAAAGAGCCGGGCGAAGCTGTAATAACTACTGTTCTGTTTGATGATAAATTTGAGCTGCTGCATGACCGCATAAACCTCAAAGGAATTGCACCGATTACGGATAGGGAGTATTTTGTAAGAGGCAGTACTGCACTATTGGATGCAGTGGGAAAAACAATAAATAAAATTGGAAATGTGCAGAAACATACAGCTGAAGATGAGAGAGCTGAACATATTATGTTCGTAATAACAACTGATGGTATGGAAAATGCCAGCAGAGAGTTCAGCTACGAAAAAGTCCGTCAGATGATTGAACGTCAAAAGAGCAAATACGGCTGGGAGTTCATTTTCCTAGGTGCAAACATTGATGCCATTGCAACTGCAGAGCGTTTTGGAATCAGTAAAGACAGGGCAACAAATTATAATGCAGATAGTGAAGGCACTTTACTTAATTATGAAGTAATCAGTGAGACAGTAAGTTGTATGCGCGCCAGTCGCTCTATATCGGAAGACTGGAAAGATCGTATTGAAGAGGACTTCAAAAAGCGTGGGGGTAGGAGATAA
- a CDS encoding topoisomerase IV, with protein MDYFLIIILTIIIVALIAALVIKSRRKANSKSKDVLDTVNSSPITSEALEVESVQESGITIPIERLPVTTEIDEKSLYEITDCTVIARISETIPAAVETAAKTITNKALKNVELYKAVIPSGATLAESKQMEGAVRGIFHGANGVKGHANLVKVDPTKISKASSVANGVANVMNVGSLVVGQYYMSEINSKLETMTKSIDQISDFQDREFKSRILSLLSRVGEISEFSSEIMENDEQRKIKLTTLENLKGIAIELLGQVNLTITDISQKSPNPDYKEYLEKVDEFNILVVYQNVLITVLEEISKLTYLLGKGGISSDMCYSLFNKFFEQSVQTRNLLEQWHDRQVKSLCIDLGKNRITKTGVEGFFSAIPGFVDDKWKYKDLKQGLVQKINTQIKPKPKALNKPEEIYDEDVQIIIKDGKYYFLHEASDIG; from the coding sequence ATGGATTACTTTCTAATAATAATATTGACTATAATTATCGTTGCTTTGATTGCTGCCTTGGTAATTAAATCAAGGAGAAAAGCTAATTCCAAAAGCAAAGATGTTTTAGACACTGTAAATTCTTCTCCGATTACTTCTGAGGCTCTTGAGGTAGAAAGTGTTCAAGAGAGCGGAATAACCATACCGATAGAGCGACTGCCGGTGACAACCGAAATTGATGAAAAAAGTCTATATGAAATTACTGATTGTACGGTTATTGCCCGAATTTCAGAGACTATTCCGGCAGCAGTAGAAACTGCAGCAAAAACAATTACAAACAAAGCACTTAAAAATGTTGAGTTATATAAAGCGGTAATTCCAAGTGGTGCAACCCTTGCAGAATCTAAGCAAATGGAAGGCGCTGTCCGTGGGATTTTTCATGGTGCAAATGGTGTTAAAGGGCACGCAAATTTAGTTAAAGTAGACCCGACAAAAATTTCAAAGGCTTCTTCGGTAGCTAACGGTGTTGCAAATGTGATGAATGTCGGTTCTTTGGTTGTCGGGCAATATTATATGTCTGAGATAAATTCCAAGTTAGAAACTATGACAAAGAGCATAGACCAAATAAGCGACTTTCAAGACAGGGAATTTAAGAGCAGGATTTTATCTTTACTTTCTCGCGTTGGGGAGATTTCTGAATTCAGTTCTGAAATTATGGAAAATGACGAACAAAGAAAAATCAAACTTACAACTTTAGAAAATTTAAAAGGTATTGCAATTGAACTACTTGGACAAGTGAATTTAACGATAACCGACATTTCTCAAAAAAGTCCTAATCCCGATTATAAAGAGTATCTGGAAAAAGTTGATGAATTCAATATTCTGGTTGTATATCAGAATGTATTAATTACTGTTCTTGAGGAAATCAGCAAATTGACATACTTATTAGGGAAAGGCGGTATATCAAGTGATATGTGCTATTCCTTGTTTAATAAGTTTTTCGAACAATCTGTACAAACCAGAAATTTACTGGAGCAGTGGCACGATAGACAGGTTAAATCACTATGCATTGATTTGGGTAAAAATCGTATTACAAAGACCGGAGTCGAAGGATTCTTTTCGGCAATACCGGGTTTTGTGGATGATAAGTGGAAATACAAGGATTTAAAACAAGGTTTGGTTCAAAAAATTAACACTCAAATCAAACCTAAACCGAAAGCTTTAAATAAACCAGAAGAAATTTATGATGAAGATGTTCAGATTATTATTAAAGATGGTAAATACTACTTCTTGCATGAAGCATCCGATATAGGATAG
- a CDS encoding O-acetyl-ADP-ribose deacetylase: MPLEIIRNDITKVHADAIVNAANTSLLGGGGVDGAIHRAAGSELLVECRALGGCKIGQAKITKGYNLPAKYVIHTVGPIWHDGKSDEEKLLADSYRNSLALAKDYKLESIAFPLISSGAFGYPKDKALKIAISVIGDFLLSNEMTVFLVVYDKAAFALSEKLFTSIAQYIDDKYIEERPVDRSNRFEERHLLKKYYIEEPLLSPMEAPLKKRKRSLDDVVKHMDETFSQMLLRLIDEKGMTDAETYKKANIDRKLFSKIRNDINYKPSKPTAIAFAIAMRLNPDETKDLLLKAGFALSNSSKFDIIIQYFIDEGNYNVFEINEALFAFDQNLLGG; this comes from the coding sequence ATGCCACTTGAAATAATCCGTAATGATATAACAAAAGTTCATGCTGATGCAATTGTCAATGCAGCAAACACATCCCTGCTCGGAGGCGGTGGTGTAGACGGAGCAATCCATAGAGCCGCAGGATCGGAACTGCTTGTTGAATGCCGAGCCCTTGGTGGGTGCAAAATCGGACAAGCAAAGATCACAAAAGGGTACAATCTGCCTGCAAAGTACGTTATCCATACAGTTGGGCCAATTTGGCATGATGGAAAAAGCGATGAGGAAAAGCTGTTGGCAGATAGCTATAGAAACTCACTCGCATTAGCAAAAGACTATAAACTGGAGAGCATTGCCTTTCCATTAATATCTTCAGGTGCCTTTGGGTATCCCAAGGATAAAGCACTAAAGATAGCGATTTCGGTTATTGGAGACTTTTTGTTAAGCAATGAAATGACGGTCTTTCTGGTTGTGTATGATAAGGCGGCATTTGCATTGTCTGAGAAGCTGTTTACATCCATTGCACAATATATTGATGACAAGTACATAGAAGAACGGCCAGTAGACCGCAGCAATAGATTTGAAGAAAGACATCTGCTGAAAAAATATTATATTGAAGAACCGTTGCTTTCTCCTATGGAAGCACCATTGAAAAAACGTAAGCGAAGCCTAGACGATGTTGTAAAGCATATGGACGAAACCTTTTCACAGATGCTGCTACGGTTAATTGATGAAAAAGGCATGACAGATGCGGAAACCTATAAGAAAGCAAATATAGACCGAAAGTTGTTTTCTAAAATTCGCAATGATATAAATTACAAACCAAGCAAGCCTACTGCAATTGCTTTTGCCATTGCAATGAGGCTGAATCCTGACGAAACGAAAGACCTGCTGCTTAAAGCTGGGTTTGCTCTTTCCAACAGTAGCAAATTTGATATTATTATTCAGTATTTTATAGACGAAGGCAATTACAATGTTTTTGAGATCAATGAAGCATTGTTTGCTTTCGATCAGAATCTGTTGGGAGGATGA
- a CDS encoding IS5 family transposase, with the protein MYKPTEQQITFPHEFFLPFGGNLNPDNKWCKLALMIPWAEVEKKYARSFPVSRGQKAYSVRLALGSLIIQNVKSLSDRDTVEEITENPYMQYFIGLSAFVDKPPFNHSLMTHFRKRLDKDIINEINEITSRLAGEHEYPENPDDPDDSDGSDDTPPSDGEDSDDTGQEEKTNEEPSETKNSGKLILDATCTPADIHYPTDIWLLNTTRQALEEIIDVLHAPHAGILKKPRSYRRNARKSYLNIDKKKHKTAKMIRKGIGGQLRYIRRDLKNIKTLAEKSSLTLLTKRQYRNLLVSQEIYWQQLEMYKQGKHSVEDRIVSLHMPFVRPIVRGKSNADVEFGAKLAISVVNGFSYMESLSFDAFNESKTLMQSVENYYQRYGFYPEAVMADKIYRNRDNLNYCKKLGIRLSGPPLGRPAKDQELLREQKKQERLDAGIRNAVEGKFGEGKRFYGLGRIMARLKETSETVIAMQLLVMNLERRLRILILNFIRENFGLIRLAY; encoded by the coding sequence ATGTACAAACCTACCGAACAGCAGATTACATTTCCGCACGAATTCTTTCTGCCTTTTGGCGGGAACTTAAACCCGGACAATAAATGGTGTAAGCTCGCATTAATGATCCCCTGGGCCGAAGTTGAGAAGAAGTATGCCAGAAGTTTTCCTGTCAGTCGCGGACAAAAAGCCTATTCGGTGCGTTTGGCACTCGGATCTCTGATCATTCAAAATGTGAAATCATTATCTGACCGTGACACGGTCGAAGAGATCACAGAAAATCCGTACATGCAATATTTCATTGGCCTAAGTGCATTTGTAGATAAACCGCCATTCAATCATTCACTCATGACCCATTTCCGCAAACGTTTGGACAAGGATATTATCAACGAAATCAACGAGATTACTAGCAGACTAGCCGGAGAACATGAATATCCAGAAAACCCAGATGACCCAGATGACTCAGATGGCTCAGACGACACCCCTCCTTCTGATGGTGAAGACTCTGATGATACAGGACAAGAAGAGAAAACGAATGAAGAACCTTCAGAAACCAAGAACTCAGGCAAGCTGATCCTGGATGCAACCTGCACCCCTGCGGATATTCACTATCCTACAGATATCTGGCTTTTGAACACAACCCGGCAGGCTTTGGAAGAAATCATTGATGTACTGCATGCACCGCATGCCGGGATTCTCAAGAAACCCAGATCCTACCGTCGCAATGCACGCAAAAGCTATCTGAACATTGATAAAAAGAAACATAAGACTGCTAAGATGATCCGCAAAGGAATCGGAGGACAGCTGCGATATATTCGACGGGATCTGAAAAACATTAAGACTCTTGCTGAAAAAAGTTCGCTGACTCTCTTAACTAAACGCCAATACCGCAATCTGCTCGTCAGTCAAGAAATCTACTGGCAACAGCTGGAAATGTACAAACAGGGTAAACATTCGGTAGAAGATCGCATCGTCAGCCTGCATATGCCTTTTGTCAGACCCATAGTACGAGGCAAGTCAAACGCAGATGTAGAATTTGGAGCTAAGCTTGCCATCAGTGTTGTGAACGGATTCAGTTATATGGAGAGCTTGAGCTTTGACGCTTTCAATGAAAGCAAGACACTCATGCAATCGGTTGAAAACTACTACCAAAGGTATGGTTTTTATCCAGAAGCCGTGATGGCAGACAAGATCTACCGGAACAGAGATAACCTTAACTACTGCAAGAAACTGGGCATTCGATTGAGCGGTCCACCGCTCGGCAGACCAGCCAAAGATCAGGAACTATTAAGAGAACAAAAGAAACAAGAACGGCTGGATGCTGGAATACGAAACGCTGTTGAAGGAAAATTCGGAGAAGGTAAGCGGTTTTATGGGCTCGGACGTATCATGGCACGTCTCAAAGAAACCAGTGAGACTGTTATCGCCATGCAGCTGTTGGTAATGAACCTGGAGCGCAGGCTCCGGATTCTTATACTCAATTTTATTAGAGAGAATTTCGGGCTGATCAGGTTAGCTTATTGA